The Brasilonema sennae CENA114 genome includes a region encoding these proteins:
- a CDS encoding efflux RND transporter permease subunit yields MWIVKIALRLPYTFVIAALMIVILGVVTIFGTPVDIFPSINIPVVSVVWTYTGTTPEEMAQRIVTISERAMTTTVGDIEHIESQSLSGVSVVKVFFQPNADIASAVAQITSVSQTILRPLPPGITPPFIIQYNASSVPIIQMSVSSQSLPEQALNDYATNFVRTQLATVQGASVPLPYGGKPRQIMVDIDPQAMLAKGVSAQDVTNAVSAQNLVLPAGNMKIGTRDFAVRINNSPDVVAGLNDLPIKQVNGTVIYIRDVAQVRDGFAVQSNVVRQNGRRSSLLSILKSGSASTIDVIDRVKKALPRIQSTMPPGLNLSFLFDQSIFVKASIEGVLKEGLIAATLTALMILIFLGSWRSTVIVAVSIPLSMLVSIIVMSRLGQTFNIMTLGGMSLAVGILVDDATVEIENIHRNLAQGKPIKRAILDGAQQIATPALVATLCICIVFVPVVFLSGVAKYLFVPLAMAVVFAMLASYLLSRTVVPTMASYLLPYEADLHREESQAHNDHGDRHNIDDSQVQDHNRNGDRHNIDSPVQNNGRDNYNTHSPIEIHDLRSAQQRSYRPDNHNTDSSVQNNGHDNHHQTSEHTTQKTQPVKKDWIWRLHEKFNRQFEKFRNWYYNVLTSALNYRSIVFVVFGAFIVSAGVLLPFVGQDFFPDVDGGQFSLHVRALPGTRLEETEKIVSQVESVIRQTVPKDNLALILDNIGLPNSGINLTYGYNGATIGPADADILVSLKEAGSTFSYIKQLRPKLKATFPSYTFFFEPADIVTQILNFGLPAAVDVQISGPVQNSKKNFEIAKQIEARMTRVPGAVDVHMQQVIDAPELRLDVDRTQAQQLGLTQRDVANSVLTSLSSSGQAAVNQWLDPKKGVSYTLAVQVPQYKIDSIDSLKNTPIGNGQTAPQVLDNLATVRRDTVMQVVNHYNIQQVYDIYANSSGRDLGGVARDVDKIIADYKKKLPRGSQITVRGQVQTMNSSFLGLGLGLVFAIVLVYCLMVVNFQSWLDPLIIMMALPSALAGIVWMLFVTHTTFSVPSLMGAIMSIGVATSNSILMITFANDQRFEGQNAYKAAQAAGYTRLRPVLMTALAMLIGMIPMSLGLGEGGEQNAPLGRAVIGGLSAATVATLIFVPVVYSILRRQQPRRFDEDDEDLTLVDKHTAYSLSSSQGKS; encoded by the coding sequence ATGTGGATCGTCAAAATTGCTTTACGTCTTCCGTATACATTCGTAATCGCTGCCTTGATGATTGTTATTCTAGGTGTGGTAACAATATTTGGCACACCTGTTGATATTTTTCCATCAATCAACATTCCGGTTGTCAGCGTAGTTTGGACTTACACAGGTACTACACCAGAAGAGATGGCACAGCGAATCGTTACAATTAGCGAACGCGCCATGACAACAACCGTTGGTGACATTGAACACATTGAGTCTCAATCTTTAAGTGGTGTTAGTGTCGTCAAGGTTTTCTTCCAACCCAACGCTGATATAGCCTCAGCGGTCGCTCAAATTACCTCTGTCAGCCAAACAATTCTGCGCCCTCTGCCACCTGGTATCACACCGCCATTCATCATTCAGTACAACGCTTCGAGTGTACCGATTATCCAGATGAGTGTGAGCAGCCAAAGCTTGCCGGAACAAGCGCTCAACGACTATGCTACCAACTTCGTCCGCACCCAGTTAGCAACAGTGCAAGGGGCAAGTGTACCTTTGCCTTATGGTGGTAAACCTCGGCAAATTATGGTTGATATCGACCCCCAGGCGATGTTGGCTAAAGGTGTTTCTGCCCAAGACGTGACTAACGCTGTTAGTGCCCAAAACTTGGTATTGCCCGCAGGCAATATGAAGATAGGCACTCGCGACTTCGCCGTACGAATCAATAATAGTCCAGATGTGGTGGCAGGCCTCAACGACTTGCCAATTAAGCAAGTCAACGGTACCGTGATTTACATTCGCGATGTCGCCCAAGTACGAGATGGGTTTGCCGTGCAAAGTAACGTTGTACGTCAGAATGGAAGGCGATCAAGCTTACTCAGTATTCTTAAGAGTGGCAGTGCCTCAACTATTGATGTGATTGATCGGGTAAAAAAAGCTTTGCCTCGCATTCAATCCACCATGCCCCCAGGACTAAATTTATCATTTTTGTTCGATCAATCCATATTTGTTAAAGCTTCCATTGAAGGTGTTCTTAAAGAAGGATTGATTGCAGCTACTCTCACCGCGCTGATGATTCTGATTTTCCTGGGAAGTTGGCGCAGCACTGTGATCGTAGCCGTCTCGATTCCACTCTCGATGCTGGTTTCGATTATTGTGATGAGTCGTTTAGGACAAACTTTTAACATCATGACTTTGGGTGGTATGTCCTTAGCTGTCGGTATTCTCGTAGATGACGCCACAGTCGAAATTGAAAATATCCACCGAAATCTCGCACAAGGTAAACCAATCAAGCGAGCAATCTTAGATGGTGCTCAGCAAATCGCAACTCCAGCACTTGTAGCAACATTATGTATTTGTATTGTCTTTGTACCCGTCGTGTTTCTGAGTGGAGTGGCAAAGTACCTGTTTGTTCCCTTGGCGATGGCGGTGGTATTTGCCATGCTTGCTTCCTATCTGCTATCTCGGACTGTAGTACCGACGATGGCAAGCTATTTGCTACCATATGAAGCTGACTTGCATAGAGAAGAAAGCCAAGCTCATAATGATCATGGCGATCGCCATAATATAGATGATTCCCAAGTCCAAGACCATAATAGGAATGGCGATCGCCATAATATAGATTCACCAGTCCAGAACAATGGTCGTGACAACTACAACACTCATTCGCCAATCGAAATTCACGATCTGCGCTCCGCGCAGCAGCGAAGCTATCGCCCCGACAACCACAACACTGATTCGTCAGTCCAAAATAATGGTCATGACAACCACCACCAAACTTCAGAGCACACGACACAAAAGACCCAACCTGTCAAGAAAGACTGGATCTGGCGGCTGCACGAAAAATTTAACCGACAATTTGAGAAATTTCGCAACTGGTACTACAATGTCCTGACCTCAGCATTAAATTACCGCAGCATAGTCTTTGTGGTGTTCGGCGCTTTTATAGTCAGTGCAGGAGTTTTGTTGCCGTTTGTTGGTCAAGACTTTTTCCCTGATGTCGATGGTGGTCAGTTTAGTCTGCATGTTCGGGCTTTACCTGGTACCCGCTTGGAAGAGACAGAAAAAATTGTCAGTCAAGTAGAAAGTGTTATCCGCCAGACTGTACCGAAGGACAATCTCGCTCTGATTTTGGATAACATCGGCTTACCCAACAGTGGTATTAACCTTACCTATGGCTACAACGGTGCCACAATTGGTCCGGCTGATGCTGATATTCTTGTCTCGCTAAAAGAAGCTGGTTCTACTTTTTCTTACATCAAGCAACTACGCCCGAAATTGAAAGCGACATTTCCTAGTTACACCTTCTTTTTTGAACCAGCAGATATTGTTACTCAAATTCTAAATTTCGGTTTGCCTGCTGCTGTTGACGTTCAAATCTCTGGTCCTGTGCAAAACTCAAAGAAAAACTTTGAAATTGCCAAACAAATCGAAGCGCGGATGACACGCGTTCCTGGTGCTGTAGATGTACACATGCAGCAAGTTATCGATGCCCCAGAGTTACGTCTTGATGTAGACCGCACCCAGGCTCAACAATTGGGTCTGACCCAGCGTGATGTTGCCAATAGCGTCCTCACTTCCTTAAGTTCAAGCGGTCAAGCGGCAGTCAACCAATGGCTTGATCCCAAAAAAGGTGTGAGTTACACTCTTGCTGTACAAGTTCCACAGTACAAAATTGACTCTATTGACAGCCTCAAGAATACGCCTATTGGCAACGGTCAAACCGCACCCCAAGTTTTAGATAATTTGGCTACTGTTAGACGCGACACAGTGATGCAAGTTGTCAATCACTACAACATTCAGCAGGTTTACGATATCTACGCTAACTCCTCTGGTCGTGACCTTGGGGGAGTTGCCCGTGATGTGGATAAAATCATAGCTGATTATAAGAAAAAGTTGCCTCGCGGTAGTCAGATTACTGTACGCGGGCAAGTGCAAACAATGAACTCTTCATTCCTTGGACTTGGTTTGGGACTGGTGTTTGCGATTGTGCTGGTTTACTGCTTAATGGTAGTGAACTTCCAATCCTGGCTTGATCCCCTGATTATCATGATGGCACTACCAAGTGCCTTGGCTGGTATTGTCTGGATGCTGTTTGTCACTCACACCACCTTCAGTGTCCCTTCGTTAATGGGTGCAATTATGAGTATAGGTGTAGCGACATCAAACAGTATTCTAATGATTACTTTTGCTAATGACCAGCGTTTTGAAGGGCAAAATGCTTATAAAGCAGCCCAGGCAGCGGGTTACACGCGGTTACGTCCTGTGCTGATGACTGCCTTAGCGATGCTCATTGGTATGATCCCAATGTCTCTTGGTCTTGGTGAAGGTGGTGAACAGAATGCACCCTTAGGTCGTGCTGTGATTGGCGGCTTGTCGGCTGCAACAGTCGCTACTCTCATCTTTGTACCTGTTGTATACAGCATATTACGGCGTCAACAACCTCGTCGTTTTGATGAGGATGATGAGGATTTAACTCTGGTGGATAAGCATACCGCATACTCCTTGTCATCATCCCAAGGTAAGTCTTGA
- a CDS encoding efflux RND transporter periplasmic adaptor subunit produces the protein MDSQQERTSRQQRHGIGGIGWAIIGTVFFGSLLAIGILPRLSQRSELEAAVKEASTLPSVNVMTAHRAAATTNLELPGSVVALNQTTIYARSTGYLRRWYADIGDRVQAGQLLAEIDSPDTDQQVLQAKAELAQAQANVSQTRASLAKGVADLKQARANLLLALQSWQRWKVLVNQGAVAQQDADTRYATYQANLANVEAAQNTVNSDSANVEAAQANVFASRANFQRYSVLQSYKKVTAPFAGVITARNVNSGALITGGTGNTNTSNTTSTSNTTGTSSTNTSLYTIAAYDALNVNVSVPQSSSALVQAGQTAQITVRELPQRVFSGKVVRTSNAIDPNTRTLLTQLEVQNLDGALRPGMYATVKFAINRPNPPFVIPGSALVVNAEGTQVATVTKNQTVHYQKVGVGRDYGTEIEITSGLTGNESLITTPTVDETEGLRVQPVAQKAK, from the coding sequence ATGGATTCTCAACAAGAAAGGACTTCTAGACAACAAAGGCACGGTATCGGTGGAATTGGTTGGGCTATAATTGGTACTGTTTTTTTTGGTAGCTTACTAGCTATAGGTATTTTGCCCCGGTTAAGCCAAAGGTCAGAATTAGAAGCAGCAGTCAAGGAAGCAAGCACTCTACCCTCAGTCAACGTTATGACTGCTCATCGCGCTGCTGCTACAACCAATTTGGAACTGCCTGGCAGTGTTGTAGCCCTTAACCAAACGACCATTTACGCTCGTAGTACTGGGTATTTGCGGCGGTGGTACGCAGACATTGGCGATCGCGTACAGGCTGGTCAGTTGTTGGCAGAGATTGACTCACCAGACACCGATCAGCAAGTTCTGCAAGCTAAAGCTGAGTTAGCACAAGCACAAGCCAATGTGTCTCAAACTCGTGCTAGTTTAGCTAAAGGTGTTGCTGATTTGAAGCAAGCCCGCGCTAACCTGCTATTAGCACTTCAAAGCTGGCAACGCTGGAAAGTTCTTGTCAACCAAGGTGCAGTCGCTCAACAAGATGCAGATACAAGATATGCCACATATCAGGCTAATTTAGCTAACGTTGAAGCAGCACAAAATACTGTTAATTCAGACTCTGCCAATGTCGAGGCAGCACAAGCTAACGTCTTTGCTAGTCGGGCAAATTTCCAACGTTATTCTGTACTACAGTCTTATAAGAAAGTAACTGCTCCCTTTGCAGGAGTCATTACCGCACGTAACGTAAATTCAGGTGCTTTGATTACAGGAGGTACTGGCAATACCAATACTAGCAATACCACCAGTACTAGTAATACCACTGGTACTAGCAGTACCAATACTAGCCTTTATACCATTGCTGCTTACGATGCCCTGAACGTGAATGTTTCTGTTCCACAAAGTTCATCAGCGTTAGTTCAAGCTGGTCAAACAGCACAAATTACAGTTAGAGAGTTACCACAACGAGTGTTTTCGGGTAAAGTAGTGCGTACTAGCAATGCCATAGATCCAAATACTCGCACTTTGCTGACACAGTTAGAAGTGCAGAATTTGGACGGTGCGCTGCGACCAGGGATGTATGCCACTGTCAAATTTGCCATCAACCGCCCTAATCCTCCCTTTGTTATACCTGGTAGTGCCCTAGTAGTTAACGCCGAGGGTACTCAGGTCGCAACTGTCACCAAAAACCAGACAGTGCATTATCAAAAAGTTGGCGTTGGGCGAGATTACGGCACTGAAATAGAAATTACCTCAGGTCTGACAGGAAATGAATCGCTGATTACCACTCCTACAGTTGATGAAACAGAGGGTTTGCGCGTCCAGCCCGTCGCACAAAAAGCAAAGTAA
- the corA gene encoding magnesium/cobalt transporter CorA — translation MARKVRRSPKMLTKPDNEDEFYHQPASIPGTIIIPTDASPPQMTLIDYNTRDVIRKQIKTPEECASYLDTASVSWVEVQGLGDEGILRRLGNVFDLHPLVLEDIVNLVERPKIEDYEDHLVIICRMVVPKEKKYGFYSEQVSLVLGKNYLLTVQEEPDHDCLEGVRARICNNKGIIRKRQADYLAYSLLDAIIDGYFPVLEDYGEQIEDLEEEVMLNPSRHTLQKIYQIRRELLQLRRYIWPQRDAINSLIRDGSELISEEVRIYLRDCYDHTVQVMDMLETYRELATGLMDVYLSAVSNKMNEVMKFLTVISSIFIPLTFLAGIYGMNFSTEKSPLNMPELNWYWGYPMCLAVMAVIAIVQVLFFWRRGWFKNFSKINPDAKI, via the coding sequence ATGGCAAGAAAAGTTCGTCGCTCCCCTAAAATGCTCACTAAACCTGATAACGAAGATGAGTTCTATCACCAACCAGCAAGCATACCAGGAACCATCATTATTCCCACAGATGCTTCACCACCACAGATGACATTGATCGACTATAATACTCGCGATGTTATCCGTAAACAAATCAAAACCCCGGAAGAGTGCGCTTCTTATCTAGATACAGCATCTGTTTCTTGGGTAGAAGTCCAAGGTTTAGGGGATGAAGGCATTTTGCGAAGACTGGGAAATGTGTTTGATTTACATCCTTTAGTTCTAGAAGATATTGTCAATTTGGTAGAGCGTCCAAAAATAGAAGATTATGAAGACCATTTGGTGATTATTTGCCGAATGGTTGTGCCAAAAGAAAAAAAATATGGATTTTATAGTGAGCAAGTGAGTCTGGTGCTAGGAAAAAATTATTTACTTACAGTACAAGAAGAACCAGATCATGATTGCTTAGAAGGAGTGCGAGCGCGAATTTGTAACAACAAAGGTATTATCCGCAAGCGCCAAGCAGATTATTTAGCCTATAGTTTATTGGATGCAATTATCGATGGTTATTTTCCTGTTCTGGAGGATTATGGTGAGCAAATTGAAGATTTAGAAGAAGAAGTCATGCTAAATCCTTCGCGGCACACACTACAAAAAATTTATCAAATCAGGCGAGAATTGTTACAACTGCGTCGCTACATCTGGCCTCAACGGGATGCAATAAATTCTTTGATTCGCGATGGCAGTGAACTCATCAGTGAAGAAGTGAGAATTTACTTGCGAGACTGTTATGACCATACGGTGCAGGTAATGGATATGCTAGAAACTTACCGGGAACTTGCCACAGGATTGATGGATGTTTATCTTTCGGCAGTAAGTAACAAAATGAATGAAGTTATGAAGTTTTTGACTGTTATATCGTCAATTTTTATTCCCCTCACTTTTCTCGCCGGAATTTATGGTATGAATTTCAGTACGGAAAAATCGCCATTGAATATGCCTGAACTCAATTGGTATTGGGGTTATCCTATGTGTTTAGCAGTGATGGCAGTAATTGCGATTGTGCAGGTCTTATTCTTTTGGCGGAGAGGCTGGTTTAAGAATTTTTCTAAAATTAATCCTGATGCCAAAATTTGA
- the rnc gene encoding ribonuclease III produces MSIAYPRRQRQLESLVRKLGLEADAPIKWQLLDLALTHPTVSESANYEHLEFVGDAVVRLVAAIVLWETYPNCPVGDFAAIRSVLVSDRILAQLAREYGLELHLLVAGSATADKVGQESRLADAFEAILGALYLSTHSLELIRSWLDPHFKKLAAEIRLDPARFNYKAALQEWTQAKYKVLPEYRVMEMNQPQHIQERFLAEVWLHGQKLGQGKGRSIKAAEQAAAKVAFLSLDNQEKP; encoded by the coding sequence ATGAGCATTGCTTATCCACGCCGTCAACGACAACTCGAAAGCTTAGTCAGAAAATTAGGTCTTGAGGCAGATGCGCCGATAAAGTGGCAACTGCTGGACTTAGCGCTGACTCATCCCACTGTCTCCGAGTCAGCAAATTATGAACATTTGGAGTTTGTCGGCGATGCAGTCGTGCGATTAGTGGCTGCTATTGTTCTATGGGAAACTTATCCTAATTGTCCAGTGGGAGATTTTGCAGCTATTCGTTCGGTGTTGGTGAGCGATCGCATTCTCGCCCAACTAGCCAGAGAATACGGCTTGGAGTTACATTTACTTGTTGCAGGCAGTGCGACTGCTGATAAAGTTGGTCAAGAGTCAAGACTGGCTGATGCTTTTGAAGCAATTTTAGGTGCTCTTTATTTAAGTACACACAGTCTCGAACTGATCCGCTCTTGGCTAGATCCTCATTTCAAAAAACTTGCAGCAGAAATTCGCCTCGATCCGGCTAGATTTAATTACAAAGCCGCCCTGCAAGAATGGACTCAAGCAAAGTATAAAGTCTTACCTGAATATCGAGTCATGGAAATGAATCAACCCCAGCACATTCAAGAGCGTTTCCTGGCTGAGGTATGGCTACACGGACAAAAACTCGGTCAAGGAAAGGGACGCTCTATCAAAGCTGCCGAACAAGCTGCTGCAAAAGTTGCTTTTTTATCACTGGATAATCAGGAAAAGCCCTGA
- a CDS encoding Gfo/Idh/MocA family protein: MTKKIKIAVIGVGRWGVHLLRNFLEHPQASVVAVVDPNPECLAGVKRQHNLGDEILLTTEWQAIQQVEGLEAVVIATPASTHYSLISDALHWGYHVLAEKPLTLNPAECQELCQLAQKQERHLIIDHTYLFHPAVEQGKAVVQARQLGDLRYGYATRTHLGPVRQDVDALWDLAIHDIAIFNSWLNQIPVKVQATGTVWLQPKLAGEQSNSSLVQGLSDLVWVTLTYPNNFQAYIHLCWLNPDKQRRLGVVGNLGSLIFDEMSRTSPLTILHGEFEVQENRFIPVNQKQQVLEIETGEPLGRVCNHFITCVLENSPSKVSSGKVGTQLVQILAALTESLNNGGKPVFLDPNED, from the coding sequence ATGACTAAAAAAATTAAAATTGCTGTAATTGGTGTTGGACGTTGGGGCGTTCATTTGCTAAGAAATTTTTTAGAACATCCGCAAGCAAGTGTAGTGGCGGTAGTCGATCCGAACCCAGAATGTTTGGCGGGGGTGAAACGGCAGCATAACTTAGGTGACGAAATTCTATTGACAACAGAGTGGCAAGCAATACAGCAAGTGGAAGGTTTAGAAGCCGTTGTTATTGCCACTCCCGCCAGCACGCATTACTCCTTAATTAGCGATGCTTTGCATTGGGGTTACCACGTTTTAGCAGAAAAGCCTTTAACTCTTAACCCAGCAGAATGTCAAGAACTGTGCCAACTTGCCCAAAAACAGGAACGACACCTGATAATTGACCACACCTACTTATTTCACCCAGCAGTTGAGCAAGGGAAAGCTGTTGTACAGGCGCGTCAATTAGGTGATTTACGTTATGGTTACGCTACTCGCACTCATTTAGGACCAGTTCGCCAAGATGTTGATGCACTCTGGGACTTAGCCATTCACGATATTGCCATCTTTAATTCTTGGCTAAATCAAATTCCAGTGAAAGTACAAGCAACAGGTACAGTGTGGCTGCAACCAAAGCTTGCAGGGGAGCAGTCAAATTCCTCTCTAGTCCAAGGATTATCCGACCTCGTCTGGGTGACACTTACATATCCGAACAACTTTCAAGCGTATATTCACTTATGTTGGCTTAATCCTGATAAACAACGACGACTAGGAGTTGTTGGAAATCTTGGCAGTCTGATTTTTGATGAAATGTCTCGTACTTCACCTTTGACGATACTGCACGGCGAGTTTGAGGTGCAAGAAAATCGATTTATTCCTGTGAATCAGAAGCAACAAGTGCTGGAAATAGAAACAGGTGAACCATTAGGGCGAGTGTGCAATCACTTTATCACTTGTGTGCTTGAAAATAGTCCCTCCAAAGTGTCCTCTGGTAAGGTAGGCACGCAGTTGGTGCAAATTCTTGCTGCTTTGACAGAATCTCTTAATAATGGTGGCAAGCCTGTTTTTCTTGATCCAAATGAAGACTGA
- a CDS encoding ATP-binding protein — protein MAKPRQSSFRRILVSKILLLLVPVLLIGEIVAYKKARSSLLETARQNLTESAVIKGEKIVETSAALKTNLLSASQTTVIQSGSPLEVKRFLNQVAQRLPRQIECIQLTQPESGNVVASTCGDQPIGELKFPIPNDGINVEAILPPKLGTTGRKDLPNQLRLLLSSPIYDSMGDLRYALIFRVTILQEKGRTKPGSLTGSTMVIADDGTIMAHPIPSRVGTNIAQHTDAGRLKKILKAGLAGNKYFLHLFFENEGEELLAGYTAIPSPLTEGQEGKWVIIAVTELDNALYGLEGIKLILIVLTLGLIGASVLASLYLARYLARPVEQLRDYAINLHLNQSTQPIPDNFKIREFNQLAQALGQMVERLKAWAEELEIAWKEAKAANQVKTQFLATTSHELRNPLHTIISCVRLVRDGMCDDREEEMEFLSRVDDAAIHLLGIINDLLDISKIEAGKLSVVLQPIDLRQVLIEVINIQSVNVQQKGLQLNIPQLNETIPVNADAAKLKQVLINVIGNATKFTEQGSITISTEIQRINDKSEVIISVTDTGIGIDPAQQQKLFRPFVMVDGSDSRKFGGTGLGLAISRNLMELMGGTITLESAGLDQGTTMIVTLPLIDDPLLPGAGRKENSHNLGVPFGDQAVRGVKQTAEEVSLQKNCFPSTVNKELNNSTLSV, from the coding sequence ATGGCTAAACCCCGTCAATCATCCTTTCGTCGGATTTTAGTATCAAAAATCTTGCTTCTGTTAGTTCCGGTTTTATTGATAGGGGAGATTGTAGCCTATAAAAAGGCACGTTCTAGCCTTCTGGAAACTGCCCGTCAAAATTTAACAGAAAGTGCCGTTATCAAAGGTGAAAAAATTGTAGAGACGAGCGCTGCCTTGAAAACAAACTTGCTCAGTGCAAGTCAAACAACGGTTATCCAGTCAGGTTCGCCTCTGGAAGTAAAACGATTTCTTAATCAAGTAGCCCAACGACTACCAAGGCAAATAGAGTGTATTCAGCTGACGCAGCCAGAAAGCGGTAATGTTGTTGCAAGTACTTGCGGTGATCAACCAATTGGTGAATTAAAATTTCCCATACCCAATGATGGGATTAATGTTGAAGCTATTTTACCACCCAAGCTGGGAACAACTGGTAGAAAAGACTTACCAAATCAACTACGATTGCTGTTATCATCTCCCATCTACGATAGTATGGGAGACTTACGTTATGCCTTGATTTTTCGTGTGACAATACTCCAAGAAAAAGGGCGAACTAAGCCAGGTTCGCTAACAGGCTCAACGATGGTTATTGCTGATGATGGAACAATTATGGCACACCCAATTCCTAGTCGCGTTGGGACTAATATTGCTCAACATACAGATGCTGGGCGACTCAAAAAAATTCTAAAAGCTGGTCTGGCTGGTAATAAATATTTTCTGCATTTATTTTTTGAAAATGAAGGTGAAGAATTACTTGCTGGCTATACTGCCATACCCAGTCCTTTAACAGAAGGGCAAGAGGGAAAATGGGTGATTATAGCCGTTACAGAATTGGATAATGCTTTATATGGTCTTGAGGGAATTAAACTTATCCTCATTGTTTTAACATTGGGTTTAATTGGCGCCAGTGTTTTGGCGTCGCTGTATTTAGCTCGTTATTTGGCACGTCCTGTAGAACAATTGCGAGACTACGCTATAAATCTTCACTTGAACCAATCAACACAACCAATTCCTGACAACTTCAAAATTCGGGAGTTTAACCAATTAGCGCAAGCACTCGGGCAAATGGTTGAACGGTTGAAAGCTTGGGCAGAAGAATTGGAAATAGCATGGAAAGAAGCAAAAGCTGCCAATCAGGTGAAAACTCAGTTTTTAGCGACGACTTCCCATGAGTTGAGAAACCCGCTACATACCATCATTAGTTGTGTTCGTCTGGTTCGAGATGGTATGTGCGATGATCGAGAAGAAGAAATGGAGTTTCTCAGTCGTGTAGATGACGCAGCTATTCACTTATTAGGCATTATTAATGATTTACTTGATATTTCCAAAATAGAAGCAGGAAAGCTTTCAGTAGTTCTGCAACCTATTGATCTACGGCAAGTTCTTATAGAGGTTATCAACATACAATCAGTGAATGTTCAACAAAAAGGCTTGCAACTAAATATCCCTCAACTGAATGAGACAATTCCAGTTAATGCTGATGCAGCCAAGCTTAAACAAGTGCTGATTAATGTCATCGGTAATGCAACTAAGTTTACCGAACAAGGAAGCATTACAATCTCAACAGAAATTCAACGTATAAATGATAAATCTGAAGTCATTATTTCTGTTACAGATACAGGTATAGGAATTGATCCCGCTCAACAACAAAAACTATTTCGCCCTTTTGTGATGGTGGATGGTTCAGATTCACGTAAATTTGGTGGTACAGGATTAGGACTTGCCATTTCACGAAATTTAATGGAACTAATGGGGGGTACTATTACTCTTGAGAGTGCAGGTCTTGATCAAGGCACAACAATGATAGTAACTTTGCCTTTAATTGATGATCCACTGTTACCAGGCGCAGGAAGAAAAGAAAATTCACACAACCTCGGTGTTCCCTTTGGGGATCAAGCAGTAAGAGGGGTAAAGCAAACAGCAGAAGAAGTTAGTTTACAAAAAAACTGCTTTCCGTCTACTGTTAACAAGGAATTGAATAATTCAACACTGAGTGTATAA
- a CDS encoding GNAT family N-acetyltransferase, protein MVEQLQPRYSVAWINKIAEVPQEAWDTLALPLKTPFLEWEWLKNLEASQSATANTGWLPNHLTVWRDRTLIAAAPLYLKGHSSGEFVFDHQWADLAQRIGVKYYPKMLGMTPFTPAEGYRFLIAPGEDEDEITALMVHEIDAFCTKHRISGCHFLYVDPQWRPVLERQGFTPWLHHSYIWENLGFNNFDDYLAVFNANQRRNIKRERKAVEKAGLRLQPLAGDEIPQSLFPLMYQFYADTCDKFGWWGSKYLTKRFFEQLYAHYRHRVVFFAAYTEQDSRQPVGMSFCLFKDDRMYGRYWGSFQEIDCLHFDACYYSPVEWAIANGIQIFDPGAGGRHKKRRGFPAAANYSLHRFYNARLGQILRNYISEVNELEQQEISAINAELPFSSSNP, encoded by the coding sequence ATGGTGGAACAACTGCAACCTCGCTATTCTGTCGCTTGGATAAATAAAATAGCTGAAGTCCCCCAAGAGGCGTGGGATACTTTAGCATTACCACTCAAAACTCCGTTTTTAGAATGGGAGTGGTTGAAAAATCTCGAAGCCTCCCAAAGCGCTACAGCTAACACTGGTTGGTTACCGAATCACTTAACCGTATGGCGAGACAGAACGCTGATTGCTGCTGCCCCACTTTACCTGAAAGGACACAGTTCTGGCGAATTTGTTTTTGACCATCAGTGGGCAGACTTAGCACAACGGATTGGTGTAAAGTATTACCCCAAAATGCTGGGGATGACTCCATTTACCCCGGCTGAAGGCTATCGATTTTTGATCGCACCAGGGGAAGATGAAGATGAGATCACGGCATTGATGGTGCACGAGATTGATGCTTTCTGCACCAAACACCGTATTTCTGGATGTCATTTTCTTTATGTAGACCCCCAATGGCGTCCTGTTCTGGAACGCCAAGGCTTCACACCTTGGCTGCATCACAGCTACATCTGGGAAAATCTTGGGTTTAACAATTTTGATGACTACTTGGCAGTGTTCAACGCCAACCAGCGTCGTAACATTAAGCGTGAACGCAAAGCAGTGGAAAAAGCTGGTTTGAGACTACAACCTCTGGCTGGCGATGAAATTCCCCAGTCACTGTTTCCTTTGATGTATCAGTTCTACGCTGATACCTGTGATAAATTTGGCTGGTGGGGTAGTAAATATTTAACAAAGAGATTTTTTGAACAGCTATACGCACATTATCGCCATCGAGTTGTGTTTTTTGCGGCATACACAGAACAGGATTCTCGTCAACCAGTGGGGATGTCTTTTTGTCTGTTTAAGGACGATAGGATGTATGGACGCTACTGGGGTTCTTTTCAAGAAATAGACTGCTTGCATTTTGATGCTTGTTATTATTCACCAGTAGAGTGGGCGATCGCCAACGGTATCCAAATTTTTGACCCTGGTGCTGGTGGACGCCACAAAAAACGTCGCGGTTTCCCTGCGGCTGCCAATTACAGTTTACACCGCTTTTACAATGCTCGTCTTGGACAAATTCTGCGAAATTATATCAGTGAGGTGAATGAACTTGAACAGCAGGAGATTTCCGCAATAAATGCCGAGTTGCCTTTTAGTAGTTCCAATCCCTAA